tgatagatttacgcaaaaattcaaaaattaatgattatgttgattaaccgtattgcaaggaagaattgttttaatgaatgcaggtcgaaatgaaagaaactcatattaaggaatatggggaaccaaaagaattcgcaaatatacaaaaagaaggaataaatgtacaagtattacagaagatcaaagaaaaaacaaagactacttcttagttgatccttcatcatcttcatcagacttgttcttcttcgtctgcatcagaacctttatctccatcagaaccttcatcaccatcagattcttcatcatcagcttcgctatcagagatggtcagactaggaatgttctttgggatctcctccaagagacaaggataatcagtgaggaatactatggtcatcacaaaccatttgaatagtttgattgcgaaaatgcagagcgtcgttcttaaagttcgcaacagtgatcttgatttgattctttaatctagaatatttgtcgttgcgagaagaaagattctttgcgagttcctctttttcagcttcaagttcctcaactctttggcgatatctactttcagatctgcgaagcatatagcaattaatcagtaacttgataaaaactcgtgaaaaaccaaagattaataaaggaaaacagttaatgaccttctctctcagaaatcatatctctaatcaaggctgtatgctcaacttggagactaacatttacacctaaatcttttctggcgttatccaagattgtcgcggcccaagcgaactcatcatcactatttatggagacgagaacgaacttggtttttcTCTCGCAAgcacattttgacgattggcttcatctcgttcaagttgaacctcaagaagagtctcttggaatttcgccaaagccttaacaccttgatcagagatacgatctttatcatctataagtttgctaatcttggttcttaattcattgatcttctctttagaattgagataaaaatttaaattggttggctaaacctaaactagatctatgatcaatctctaagaggcgaaatttggatttaagttcattcaaagcagagatgaaattttatcattagagaaactattcaaagatttattaagatgttcaagaagagtgtcattatctagggcatcgggaaatgaacgaagaagaatggcttcatcagaaagaccataaatgtctgcaaaaaggattaatcaaataagataaacaataggatgaatgaatgaaaggaaaggagaaaaattgcataccatagagctgatcattagctttttgaagagtagaaattgtgttcctttgcgaagaagtgtcggtttccagttgtttgttcttctcgcgaggacctttaacttcagcttctaattgttcgttcttctcacgaagacccttagcttcagtttccagttcttcattcttcatacgaaattgaagattcttcttttcaagaatttcgcgtctcctctccaaatctaaggcaacagcgaaagaagcttttccagcctgcgagaaaatgtaaaaagtattaaaataaaaagagattatgAGTTATAATAATGAAgtagtaaaaagacgaaagcataccatactattaagagaatgcaggaagctgggagtcaccgatctagaaacttcgcaaagagaactatcaccatccaataaagaaaCATCGCAAATAGTggcgagagatttgcaggtattagcgagttgACTATCTCTCATTCCTTGCCAAGAGTCAAAAAAGATGCcatagagcttagccatagaagattcagatggagaatcttcatttgcagcagggtcatcattatcttcatcatcctcgtcactctcggagttttcatgagaaggaatatttgaaggagaggaagaacggatttttctcttctttggaggaggagcagttgggttttccctgcgaagagcaccttttcctttatcacccgtcttcgcaacattggtaggctcttctatttcagcgataaccttcacatacaaatagaaataagaaatagaggcaacaatatattgtttaaaatcatgagagaatatttcttacctcatttgtgtatgagcgaagagctaacaaggtattagCCTTCGCAGTCCtgtggtagctatctttcagtttctagatctgtagaatgtcgcaagaatcagcgaacaaaagaataaagataaataaagaaatgtaaagtgggtgaaactggaagaaacatacctctttcttcttctcgggacaagagaatacccaaggttgataagtagcgagattctcaggaagaacatttgacccagcaatgtaaggtcctttcatcATCAAaggaaaaacgcaccatttatcatctttggattggcgaggggttgtgttcttacagactgccaatcaatgtcttgcatgagtattttatcttcatcaatattatctttccttttcaagcgaataccccagcgagtattctctttcttcatggatattaattcataattttcgaagaaattcgctaatgtatacttctcagcgactatttctagatctacgaatttaggatccctaagctctttggaataaagagatcctttaccagcaccacggttagcgaactccagcatcagacggatgcaatccccactcaataggaagatagctcgcgaaaatcccgagtgagagaGAATTTCATATAAcaaaggaatatctgggtcataaagaggaatggggagatctgcgagaatttgacccagcgaaactatgattgattgatcatcacaatgttgatcagagaaaagtctgatagaaagaattgatttggcactttcaccaggaatggtagaaagtgtgaaacctttctcgacaagatctttttgaacttcctttaaggttttctcatgtttttgaccacttagaggcatatctgaatatcgagtatgggaatggacgaagaattaagaagattgaagaaggaagatagaaaaaaaattacagcagaggaatttacggagaaaatgatgaagttgcagagaagatgaaaaagagagtaaaaaaataagaaaagggagagtaagaagagtatatatagaggagattttcgagaagataaacacaattaatgcgaaaagatgtgagcggttgaaaagaggagattttcgagaagataaacacaattaatgcaaaaagacgtgagcggttgaaaagcagcagttacagaagacgtgtcaagaaacagatgggagaaaaaggatacgtgtgataaatgaagaatatgaagtgatggatagctgcggcatttctcacattattctctacttcgcagagaagatatgagaagaggcaagatgtaggatcagaatctcacaacaaTGATGTCTCAGCAAAatcattaacaacacaacacgacagtgtcgcagaacaacttcagaaacgacataataaacgacatcagccaaatcatgagaaaagtgtgacggtcctgcgaaaataaggaagtttgtgagattgatatttataaggttgcgataatgtcgcaagtcatttccgaaaataaaggatggattagctgtcatccactatgaaaaactctatataaagagccgatcagctgtgaggaagagagagatcttttttgggtgagaaacaagtaaataagagagagaaaatctagagcagtgattattcttgattcctttatcttttcttgtaagagttttaagagaattaatcaataaaattgtgaTGATTAGCCTTAAAATGTGTTGATTATTAATGAATTCTTATGagaggtgtgttgtaggatttcctgcaactacagagatATATTCACATGTTCATCACTTCCTCAAAAAATCACTGCCGCCTCTCGGGTACTGCTGTTTTTGTTTGATTAGTATGTTATGTTTGGATTCTGTGAGTCTCTATTTTTATAGTCTGGGTATTTTCTATCCTGGAGATCCTGACATTGTTGTAGctgtttgtttttttgttattGATGAGTAGGTTGGCGAAGAAAAAAAAGGTTATCGTGGGCAAGTCAGCACTCCCCATACTACCCCAGTTTTCTGACCATTTTTAACACCGACCATTCTGCAGTCTTAAAACATGCCTTGTCCAGGCTAAAAATTAGGTGCTACTGAAGTTGTGATTCCATCTAGAAATAGAACAAAACAAGGTTGGTAAAATATTTTAATGAAATGGTTGTATAAATCACGAGCATTCAAGATTCATTTAGCATCGAATATCAAGCTCAGGTCAAGGTTCATTCGGTTCCTGGCTATCTGAGGAACCAGCCATGCTATGTGGATGGAAATACCTGGGAGCAGGTAGGGTCCTGACTCCTGAGGGTCATTGCCAGCCAACTCTTGAAAGATAATGTACCCAGTTTAAGTTCATAATACCATTCATTTTCAGCATAAATAAAAAAAGGAACGCATTTCCCAGAGAATGGAAACTACCTTCAACTGGCTCCCCCTCCCCCTTGCTGGGTGAAGCGAAACCGACAATGTCACAAAGCCATACTTCGATGATTACCTTTAATCTGGGTAAAAATTTGGACAGATGTGAACCAATCTCAAAATTACCATGTACTAAAATTGAAGCACAAATTACATAATACATACTACAAAAAAGCACGAGTTCTTGAGAACAAAAAAGTAACTGAACCGAATTTAAATCTGTACATTACATAGCTCTGCAGCATATAGGCAAGGAGGGAAATGCCCATTTTCGAACTCTACTTGAAAACTCCTCCACACAACTAAATaggaagaagagaaaaataaattCACTAGACCTTCAATGAAGCCAATTGAAGAATGACCTACTAATATAACCTACAATACGTAACTTAACTTGGATCAAATGAATCCTATCTTTATCCCTACATATATAAATACAACAACGACAAAAACAGCTATAACAACCAAGTCTACACAAAACACCCTGATAAGAATTGTGTTAGTTAATATTCACAGAAATCACTcaaatgttttagttcaattcCATGAACAAAACCCTCCATTGTTCTTCTTAGACCAGTTTTCTTCCTCAGGTGAATGGAACAAAGCCACAGCGAGGTCTGTGAGTTTCTCCCGGCTGATTCGACGCCTGTAAAACCCTTGTTTTCCAGGAGCATTCGGTGTTTCCATATCAAACCTACTTAGATCTTCAGATGAATTGAAAGACCGTAAAGCAGCGGTTTTTGCATTTGGAGTACTAAATTCAAAATGCCATTTCTTTGCAACCAATGCCTGAACAAATAAACACGCAATAACATCAGAATCTTaggtaaagaagaaaaacacacCAGACGAGAAAATTTGTTTCAGATAATGTTGCTTACAGCATCTTTCATCGATTTCGAAACATGTACAAGTTGCTTAAGATCTTCATGCTCCACACAACATAATATCCTTACCTGCAATCATTTCACATCAATCTATAAGCTTGATTAAAATTGTAACCCACAAAGTAAAGATTGATAAAAGTATGCTCACCAAAATGTCCTGTGGCAGAGATTCAATAGACAAAATGTCCTGTTGTAGAAGTGACAAATTCTCCGAATCCAATCGCGTAATAGATCGCTGCTTCTTTAATGGAGTTCTAATAGGagaattaaaaggaaaagtttccATATTGTTTGATATAGTAATCCTTTTCCTTCTTAATGCTCTTGTGCAGTTAACAAACTCTGAAGAGTACAAATTCTTCCCCATTACCATAATTTAATAATTAACACAGTCAAACTGCATACATGAAATTGAAACATATTAGTAAAAATATAACAATGAAATCCCAAAATTTATATATTAATAGCAATTTCACATTTTTGGATATTGTAAAACCCTCTCAAAACCCttaccaaattcaaaatcaaagataAAACCTTTTCTCTGTGAAAATTATTTTTTCAGATTACCTAATTCCTAAACCACCATTActtcaaaacaaaatcaaactagAAAGGAAAGCAAGAGCTAAGGAAATTGTTCTTACCTTGAAAAGATGAATACAACTTctgaaaccaaaaccaaaccttaAATATGCAGTACTTTCTTCGTCCAGCAAAATCTGAAGATAAaccaagaaactgaaatgaacTAACCTAATCCGCAATATATATCACTATCTCCGCAAATTTCTCTCTTAAATCAACTTCTTTAAAACCGTCAAACTGTACTTCATATATACAAGCACTCAGATTTGCTTTCCAGGAAATAAAAAAGTGAGAACAGATCAGGAACGTTCTTCTCGAAAGCCCTGGAACTTAAAAGTGACCGTTGATACTGTTTCTACTTTAAGATCTTCACCATAGGTTTCTTAAACCAAGATCTGTATAACACGTGTTTATCATCGGATGGAGGTGCAATCAGATTCAATGTATTGAGGTTGACCACGTGTTTTTTACGTGGCCACTAACATGTCCTTATCTTGTGGTGGTAATGGAAATATAGCCGTTTGGAAATCCACGTTTCAGAATATAAGGTgggtttattttttaaaatatttcgatGGTCGGCTAATTATAAGTCGGTTTGCACTTTGGATACTTTTATGCGGTATAAGGATGCGTGTGGTGGGACATATGTCATGTTGTGTTTGTAAGGTTGTGTCATATGTGTCGACTATTCTGGCACACATTCATGACCAATGTGAACGACACAATCTGCAGTGGATGTATGTCGCTCGAGACTTTGAATGCTAACTGATCGAATTAGATGAGCACTTATCATCCATCCAACATGCGGCACGCCGTAAAATGtatccataaaccaaaatttgTGTGGTATTGCTATTATGGCTGACCAAAACTTTTCTTCCGCACCGAGAATCATCGACTGCAAATTTACTAGACGACCTAAAATCTAATAGTGCAAGGTAAATGACTTTTACTTTTTtggttgattgatccttgaatttCTGGGTTCACAAGACAAATAAAATACGACAATGTTTCAAATAATCAGTAACTCAAATTTGATGATTCTAGTATCCTTGATGGTACTTTGCCCAAATATTTCGCCCAAATTTCATGATTCTAATATCAATTTACTAATTTATCTCCATTCTTCCTCGTTTTTCTATTTatcaaaaattcttcttttcttcctcttctccaGTCAAAACAGTTGAAGTACTAAATGTCATTGCAAGTACGTGGGGTAAATTCAAGTACCGTATGATGAACTTTGTTTGGACAGGAACAACAACTCGTCTTCTTCCATATTCGCATGTGTCTTTCACTACCTAGCCACAACCACCAACAAAAATTAATAAGACTCGTATTCTATTTACTCAACCACTAGATTGAATCTTTGAGAATGCGAAGTTTGGGTTACGATGTTGGAGTTTCTATCATGTGAATCATCTATTCTAACATGATGAGGATTTAGGATATTCAAGTTTGCTACATCATAATTCATTAAATATAAGTCTCGAAATATACCAGATAGAGACATTTCACTTGAATTTTCAATCATCAAAGCCAGGCAATGAGCTTGATTAAGATGGTATTAGGAGAAAACTTTACTCCTCTTACCATTTGTTTACTAGTTGCTAGTCCTCATGGTGGAGTTTTTACCAACTCTTTTCTATGGTAAGGAATATGTTTTACGCCTCCATTATGCTATTTATAGAGATAATTTTTCTTTCCATCAAAGACATCTTAACAATTAAGCTATCACTTTCGTAGCCGACATCCATGAATCTTCCTTGCAGCATTCACACTTGCTTGCTGCCATTGACGAAGATTCTAGCTTAATTAAACCCAAATGGGTATTGCTCTCTGGATCAAACCCAGATGGTTATCGGTATGTGGGCTACCAAAATCTAATATTCTCCCACTTGGTCCATATACCCCATAACAAACTGATATAACTCATTAGGGGTTTTATACGAAATAGATATATGCACAATCTTAAGAGAAAGCTTGATTCATCATCATTCAGTAATAAGTCAATATGAGTCATGGCGGTAATACGT
This is a stretch of genomic DNA from Papaver somniferum cultivar HN1 chromosome 1, ASM357369v1, whole genome shotgun sequence. It encodes these proteins:
- the LOC113333724 gene encoding F-box protein At1g61340-like; its protein translation is MVMGKNLYSSEFVNCTRALRRKRITISNNMETFPFNSPIRTPLKKQRSITRLDSENLSLLQQDILSIESLPQDILVRILCCVEHEDLKQLVHVSKSMKDAALVAKKWHFEFSTPNAKTAALRSFNSSEDLSRFDMETPNAPGKQGFYRRRISREKLTDLAVALFHSPEEENWSKKNNGGFCSWN